The Alistipes finegoldii DSM 17242 DNA segment AAGATGAAGCCGAAGGCCGAAGCGATGGCGATGCTCTTGCGGGCCATCTTCTGCTCGCGCCGCCTGAGCAGGTACCATGCGCTGACGCCCACGACGAACAGCGACGCCAGCACGAACGACGAGGTGACGGTGTGGAAGAACTTGTTCATCGCCACGGGCGAAAAGAGCACGTCCCAGAACGAGGTCATCTCGTTGCGCACCGTTTCGAGGTTGAACGTACAGCCTACGGGATACTGCATCCATGCGTTGGCGACCAGAATCCACAGGGCCGAGAGGTTGGCCCCGATGGCCGTGAGCCATGTCGCCGTGAGGTGGAAGCCCTTCGAGACCTTGTTCCATCCGAAGAATATGATGGCGATGAAGGTGCTCTCCATGAAGAAGGCCATGATGCCCTCGACAGCCAGCGGGGCGCCGAAGATGTCGCCCACGAAATGCGAGTAGTTGGACCAGTTGGTGCCGAATTCGAATTCGAGGATGATGCCCGTCGCCACGCCGATGGCGAAGTTGATGCCGAACAGGCGCATCCAGAATTTGGTGGTCCGTTTCCAGAATTCGTCGCCCGTGCGGACGTAGAGGGTCTCCATGATGGCGAGGATGAAGCCCAGTCCCAGCGTGAGCGGCACGAAAAGCCAGTGGTAGATGGCCGTCATGGCGAACTGCGCACGCGACCAATCGACTGTTTGCAAGTAATCGGATAGCATAGATACGGAGTTATTTTTCGGGGGTTAGTTCCTTCATCACCGAGCGGCTGCGCTCTTCGGGGCTTTGGCCGGCCAGAAAATCGGGAAAGAAAAAGAGTTTGAGAATGGCGAACATGATGAACAGCTTGACCAGAATGATGGCCCAGAGCGTCTTGCCTACAGTCATGCTGCGGAAGCCGTCCACATAGAACCGGAACACTTTTTTGAGAGTCTGAACTGCCATTGTGTCTGCATATTTAATCAAAAATAGATAAAAAATCGGAAATAAAAAAGAATGCCGCTCCGAAAAGCCGCACCCGTATATTATCCGGCCGGAAATGCTTATCGCCGGTCATGCCGCAGGCGCTCTTTCGCCCGTCTGCGGGGAGTGTCGTATTTGCTGGGCGCCCGAATTGATTCTGGAAAACGATAAATATTTTCTATATCTTCGGTTGAAAGAAAATTTATTTACTAAGCATTTTGGGGTGATGTTTTGGGTTAATTGTCAGATATTTAATATGTTTGTGTGATTGTGTTCTATAAAAATATTTTATTTATGTTTATTTTAAAGTAAAAAATATTATTATAAAAGTTTTGTGTAATAATTTTAATTATTACATTTGTTGGCGAACATACAATAAATCTGTTCAGAATATATATAAGGTATCCGAACCGAACCAAAACCCAATGCTGACTGAAATATGAAACTAAAATTTCTTGGCTTCGCCCTGCTTGCTGTCTGTGTCTGCGCCGTGTGCTGTATGTGCGGCAGCGATTCGAAAACGCCCGACTATGAATTTCCCGACGGACCCGATCCCGACCCGCAGCCGGGCGATTATCCTGCCGGCCTGACCGTAACCGAGTTTACGGACGATCTGGGCGGAGGAAAACAATGTCTCGGATTCGTGGCCGTGGCCGACCTGAAAGCCAATCCCAAACTGCGCTTCAACGCCGTGCATCTGCCGCAGCAGAAAACTCCGTCGCGCATTCATGCCGAATTCGCTTCGGCCAACCGGGGAACGGCTTGTGTGACGATCAATGCCGGGTATTGGTGGGCCGGGAACTCGCTGAGCCTGCTTGTTACCGGCGGTACCGTCAAGTCGATCGAGAATCAGACGGTGACACGTAACAATCAGACGGTTTATCCCGTGCGTTCTTCGTTCGGGCAGATGGCGTCCGGAGGGTTCGAGACGCACTGGATTTACTGCGTTCTCGACGACGGCAACAAGCCTTATGCCTTTCCGTCCGCACTCGACAACGACGAACGTACGAATACGTATATGTCCGCGCCGCCGACTTCGAAGACGCCCGGCGCCGTGCTCTGGACGCCGCAGGAAGCCGTCGGAGGCGGTCCGATGCTGGTCAAGGAGGGGAAGAACGTCGCCGTGGAGAATTATTGGAAAGAGGTGTTCGACGGCGGCGGCATCGCCGGGACTTCGCGTCAGCCGCGTACGGCGGTCGGCGCCACGGCCGACGGAAAACTGATCCTGCTGGTGTGCGACGGACGCAATATGCGGGGCAGCGCCGGGTTTACGCTGGCCGAACTGGCCGACAAACTGATCGAGCTGGGTGCCGTCGATGCGGTCAATCTCGACGGCGGCGGATCTTCGACCATGGTCGGCAGCGACGGCAAGGTGCTCAACCGTCCCAGCGACACGGGCAGCGCCGAGGTGATCGTCGAGCGCAAGATTTCGACGGCGGTCGTCATCTCCGAAGTGAACTAATCCATAAAGAATCATATGAAGAAACTTCTCCTTATCTGTCTCGCGGCCTTTGCAGCCGCCTCCTGCACGCAGGAAAAACAGCAGTCGAAACCGCTTTACATGTGGTTCGACTGCGAAGGCAATTACGCTACGCTGAGTCATCCCGATTCGATCCGTTATTACGTGTCCAAAATCCACGACATGGGCTTTACCGATGTGGTGGTAGACGTGAAGTCGATCATGGGCGAAACGCTCTACAAGAGCGATATTGCGCCTTACATGGGCGAATGGGACGGCGTGACCCGTCCTGAGAACTACGATCTGCTGGGCTATTTCATCGAGGAGGGACACAAGCTGGGCATGCGCGTGCACGGTTCGCTCAACGTGTTCGCCGGCGGTCACAACTTCTTCGACCGGGGAATCATCTACGGCGATCATGCCGACTGGCAGTCGCAGGTCTACACCGAAGGGAAGATCGTGCCGATCAGCGAAATAAAGAGCAACTACAACGGCATGCTCAACCCGGCTAATCCCGAAGTGCAGGAGTACGAGCTGGCGATTCTGAGGGAGTTCGCCGAGAAGTATCCCGATGTGGACGGCATCGTCTTCGACCGGGTGCGTTTCGACAATATCACCTCCGATTTCAGTCCGCTGTCGAAGGAGCTTTTCGAAGCCTATGCCGGAACGAAAGTCGCCGATTATCCCGATGACATTCTCCGCTGGACGCAGGATGCCGACGGCAAGTGGGACTGGTCGCAGGGCCCGCTGTTCCGCAAGTGGATCGAATGGCGCGCATCGGTTATCAAGGACTTCGTGACCGAAGCCCACAGGCAGCTCAAGGAGATCAATCCCCGGCTGCTGATCGGGGACTATACGGGCGCATGGTACCCGACCTATTATTACGTGGGCGTCAACTGGGCCAGCGAACAGTTCGATCCCGCCCGCTATTTCGATTGGGCGACGCCCGAATACAGGAATACGGGTTATGCCGACCTGCTCGACATCTATAT contains these protein-coding regions:
- a CDS encoding DUF4492 domain-containing protein, which encodes MAVQTLKKVFRFYVDGFRSMTVGKTLWAIILVKLFIMFAILKLFFFPDFLAGQSPEERSRSVMKELTPEK
- a CDS encoding phosphodiester glycosidase family protein, giving the protein MKLKFLGFALLAVCVCAVCCMCGSDSKTPDYEFPDGPDPDPQPGDYPAGLTVTEFTDDLGGGKQCLGFVAVADLKANPKLRFNAVHLPQQKTPSRIHAEFASANRGTACVTINAGYWWAGNSLSLLVTGGTVKSIENQTVTRNNQTVYPVRSSFGQMASGGFETHWIYCVLDDGNKPYAFPSALDNDERTNTYMSAPPTSKTPGAVLWTPQEAVGGGPMLVKEGKNVAVENYWKEVFDGGGIAGTSRQPRTAVGATADGKLILLVCDGRNMRGSAGFTLAELADKLIELGAVDAVNLDGGGSSTMVGSDGKVLNRPSDTGSAEVIVERKISTAVVISEVN
- a CDS encoding alpha amylase family protein, which translates into the protein MKKLLLICLAAFAAASCTQEKQQSKPLYMWFDCEGNYATLSHPDSIRYYVSKIHDMGFTDVVVDVKSIMGETLYKSDIAPYMGEWDGVTRPENYDLLGYFIEEGHKLGMRVHGSLNVFAGGHNFFDRGIIYGDHADWQSQVYTEGKIVPISEIKSNYNGMLNPANPEVQEYELAILREFAEKYPDVDGIVFDRVRFDNITSDFSPLSKELFEAYAGTKVADYPDDILRWTQDADGKWDWSQGPLFRKWIEWRASVIKDFVTEAHRQLKEINPRLLIGDYTGAWYPTYYYVGVNWASEQFDPARYFDWATPEYRNTGYADLLDIYMTGLYYTLVTKAEVDKANGVVGQRTEAGMSDEQNYWYCIEGGAEWAKKITCGVVPVTGSIYVEQYEGDAAQFTRAVAQALRDTDGLMIFDIVHIINRGWWSELAAGIAEGSN